The window aatCTGTTGATAGaactaataaaattttgaaatttttgtaatttcagATATCTGATTTTGGACTTTCTCGAAATGGAATCTATACTATAAACGATAAGTCAAACAAAGTACGTCAACTTCCAGTACGCTGGATGTCTCCAGAAACTTTACAAGAtcgtatattttcttctaaGAGCGATGTATGGTCATTTGCTGTAGTATTATGGGAAATTGGTACTTTTGGAGCATTTCCATATTCACATGTACCAGATGACAAATTATTAGAACatataatcattgaaaaaCAGTGCTTAAGTCAGCCAAAGAATGTTCCttacgatatttataaaataatgcaATATTGTTGGGCATTTCAACCAGAGAATAGACCTACTTTTGCACAACTTGTATTGGATTTACAAGCTTTAATAGGATTTTTACCTTTACAAAGCGGAAAAAATAATCCTTGTTACACATTACTGTCCTATCcttaaaatatgtaatagaGCAAAACGAAAATTGCAACTATCAGTAATGGAaacataaatgaaaattgtatctatgttttgatattaaacaatagatatttaaataaaactaactgtcatatttttatcgatcaataaaaatcatatatatacacacacacatatatatatatatatatatatatatatatatttattagattttatatatagatattactgAATACTGATTGATCAATGGTTAAGGCGGGCAATTTACTTATCTgatgaatgttttttttccataCAATTTTTGCAAGCTTACAATCTGTTTCAAGTCTCCAAATTTGCTTCTGCCGTTTGTTTAACACTGTAATGgtttatactttatattttagCACGGTCGAAATACAATATGTATCACTTTATTTGCTACTATCGATATATGTCGGTAGTTACTGATATTAAGCTTCCTTCATCGCCAACGATTTAATGTGCTTACTTCACGTGGTACGTAATATAGAACATGTATATAGACGTGATGTATATTATGCGCGATGAAATTTGTGGTAAGATAGTAAATGACAGTAAATTGAAGTAATAAGTTTtgatttttgtataatattattgtttgtataatattattaattggatTATTTTGCAATGTCATAtcaatttaaacatttttttatggtCTCATAAATTCACAATTTAAGAATTTTACATAGTAAAGGTTAggtttattatattctaatgTGCTTTACTAATGTTTCAAATTTATTCATCGCGTCAgtgtatttgtataatattttaaacgttttaaattgtgtcagtgaaaaaaaaaaataaaatgaagaactttataaatttgtaattagCAACAGATTGAAAATGGAAGAACCAATCGCAACTGTCGACTACGATTCCAGTAAAGATGGtaagagatatatattattgttaatttaacaattctacattgttaaattaaatattataatggaTTAAGTCGCTTatcaatgtttatttattattgtttgatTACATTTTTATCCTAGCTATCgtataaatgttttaaaaaaatatatatatattttatatatattatatatacacaattataagtgcttattaaatattgatataacaaacaaatatatttgttatttttaatacagacagttaaacattttaatatttttataaaaaataaatcgtatctatatttatcttattttttattttgatatgatAATATGAAGATTCTAGTCGGCTTATTAAGTTAAGCTTCTGTAATACCATTTCACgatgttcttttttatagagtaaccataatataatattattttatttcttctttttcttcttttttttctagataattatattatataaaaattttcatatataatttaatttagtccttaaaaaaagtttaatatgaataatactaaataaaaagcaaatctACATTGTTTTATTCTGCGAAGCCCATGTTGGAAATTCAtgtaaattaaatacatatgtacccCAAGTACAAAATCCTCCTATAGTTATAATGAGTGTTATAATAGTTGGACCTATCCCAGcaattataaaatcttttgtTCTTATATGTCCTGCTGCACTGGCAATGGCATTGGGTGGTGTACCTACTGGTAAATGAAATGAGAATGAACAACATATAGTTGCTGGAAGCATAAGATACAAAGGATGTATTTGTAGCGCCACACACTAAAACAATataggaaaataattaatgataatgattttttaactttattaaatttattacaatcttACTTACCATTTCTGCTAATACTGGTAATATGATATTTGCAACAGCAACATTTGCAGTGAGCTCAGTTGCAGTTTCTGCAAATATACAAACAATAGCCAATATTGCTATTGGATGTATAGAATTCAATCctattaataaatttccaaGGATTTCTGATAATCTAGATAATTTACTACCAGCTGATATAGCAAAACCTCCACCAAGCACCAGTATCAAACTCCAGTGCATTTTTTGATGTATCGTCTGCCATGTTATCATACCAGGCGACGGTTTTTTAGGACGTTTATTCGGATCCTTATCAAAGGCATGTAGAAAATCAAGTTTTGCTGGaagtatgaaaaataagatcgtcAGACACGTAGCCGCCGTTGAATCCTTGACGGGCCTGCAAAATAAAGCTAGAGTAATTTCGTAAGATGTCAGAAAATCAGTCCATcgttatattaaatactttaAACGTTATTTATGCTATTTGTAAAGGACTGAtacaatagcaataagaaattATACTTACAAATTCGTGATGTAAGATGGCCAGCCTTTCATGAATCCAGGACTTCTAAAGAACCAAAGTAGTACTACAGTTACAAACATAACTCCAACTACAGATTCATGCCACGAAATCGGTCCGAGTTCCTTGTATCTTTTTTGTATCACTTCTGTAGCAACACGTTCTCCTTGGGAACCAATATCAATCGCTCTAGCATCTTTGCTTTTTGGCCTGAATAGACCCATGTACATCACTTGTAGCCATAGCCAGGACAGAAGTCCCATCAGTAACATTGGTGGTACAGAATAAAGCATCCAAGAGGCAAAACTTATACTTGGACTATTCGGAAAACGTCTgagaaagatgaaatataaatggagtccaaagatataattaagaaaattacaattattaaagtttaaaATACTTACGTTTCGAAAAATCCTTTCAAAGTTAAATTTGTTCCGCTTCCTACTATCGTACCAATACCACCAAGACTTGAACCATAAGCTGCCACCAAATAATAAACCATTGTACTATGTGTCGGTCTTTttgaactataataaaattcaatatataaagatagattattaaatatatatgaagaagaaatatataaataatgttttacaTACATAGGTGAAATCGCCATTTCAGTTTCATTCTCTTGAATGAACATATTACCAAGTCCTTGCTGTAATATATCAGatgtttcaattaaattcaaataatctAAAAAGTCAATGAACGTTACTTACTGCTTCAAGTTCTAAGAGTACCGTCTCCATAATCGGTATCATCATCGTTGTAGCAGCGGTATTAGAAACCCACATAGAAATGAACATCGTCACGAAAAAGAGGCCCAAAGTCAATctgaaaaatgtattatcattgataatatccTCATAACTGTAAATGTAACTGTAGACGATACTGACGATGTCTAATGAAAGACATAGTGTCACCTTCTATGACTGCaaccaattatttttatgatcaaGAGAGCAATGCGCATATGTAGACCAGAGTTTTCAATAACAACGGCGATAACCAAGCTACCAAGAAACATCATTGTAGTATCATTCATATAACAAAGGCAAGTTTCATTAGTGCTCATAATACCCATTAGAGGATAAAATACCACGGGTATGAGACCTGTGATGGGTAATGGTAGAGCCTCTGTTACCCAAAACATAGCCATCAAAGCGACTACGTATAAACATCGCATGGCCAATACCTATAAtagttaaaattaattattattacatttgatACTTATGATATTATAAACCGTGAATCATTAtagaatttttacattttcctataaaaattatttttacaaattctcGTAAAATTGTCTTTCTCGATCTCAATCATAATTCACCACGCAAACCGAGTTATtctaattatcgataaaattattcatgatttttataaaatatttgtagcCGATTACATGtgcaattatttaattacataatatttgACGATGATATGTCTATTTCGTATCTTACCTTTATAAGATAACAATTTACTTATCTATTATCTAACTtaatctattttaattaagGCTACACGTACGTTTggttaattttataatgactATGGTAAACGATATGTATAGTAAAACGTTATTAGTCATttagttatattttcttcgcgctttacatatattttttattttacataaattttttatttatttatttatttattttttttttttttttttttttatttagttaaaTTGTACAAACAATATTACGAACCTCTTCagtttttataaatactaatGGCAATAGAATCAATGGCCATAGtacaattataaatgatttccAATATATTGCTACAAATCGTATAAGAAGATTACCCAAATGTGGCTCTTtcctaaaatatttataatgttaataatgcaaatatttaaatacattattcatcgtttacattaattattacttactCTCTAGCCGTCGTGACGGTAACTTCTGGTTCCATTGCAATCGTATTCATAATGTTttactaaaataaaataacaatatttaacaataatttgaaactcattaatatgaaataacaatcattgataaatggatgataaattttttcatttcacaaaataataacattgtatACGTATCATCGTGtatggaaaaaaatacaacGAAAGTGATGATCAATGTCAAAATTATGCAATTGAACTAAAACTATTAAGTATGCGATAATGAATGATTACAggaattataaacaataacgtAATATGACATTAATAGGTTTTTGCGTCTTACATTTTTATCGgtcattaaataaaagagatcgaATAAAGCGATTTTGATTACTTTTTTGTAAGGACAATTtcttaatagaaaatagaaaaaaagatttggacgcacgataattataaaagaacatttatataattaacatcTATGAAATCATTAGGAAGTTAAATTTAAGATtagaaatacataaaaaaaaaaaaagaaaaattttttgacgatgagaaaaaaatatgtttcgtAAGACAGACAGAgtcgaaagataaaattattaatcttttatagGTTGAAAACGATTTACACGTTTTTAGTTACATAGTAAAAGACACGTATAAACGCAATATAATGTGATAGACAAGTgcaatataatagatataaacaGAGAATACGATGTATTGTTGTTGAGCATTCTTGAAAGTGCAAAGGGTTAAATTCTCATCTTCTGCGGTATTACATGCACGTATATTCTACATGTATCCTGCAAAACGAATTAAACGTTTTATGTTGGTGAACCAAAAATAGATTAGAACTCTTGTTTTagtgttttgtttttctttagttAAGAAATATTACCAAGAGAAGCTTAACAAAGATCATTTGGGACAAGAAATAAGTTCTAAGATAaaatgctattatttttattcgataagaTGGATCGTCCGtctttcattgttataataatgattctaataagattgaaaataacattaattgcgctataaatttttctcatataaagacaaaaaaatagagaagagaaggaatatCTTATGAGGGGGGGGGCAGGAGGGTGGCAAAAAAACCATTTTtaggatataacgataaaaagaaaaaagatttgcaccgtatgattaatatttaacacACTCACTGATATTAGAATTCGAAGGAAAATCCTTTGGATCTTCGATACTTCATgcagaaaagggaaaaaataatatcagcaCACAGTTATAATAAGGAATGCATCTCGATGAAGGAAGCTACGTTGGATGAAACTTAcatgaaaatgattataacagTGAGCATCGATATATATCAAAACCggtaataagaatttttactatatctcaatattaattatgaacgattgatttctttcttacgaTAGAAAGAGCAAACACTTTAAGTAAACATTTactatgaatgaaaaaaagacgaTTGAGACGATAGAACGTTAACTTTCCATTCGTTGGAAGCATACTGGTCAACGTGAAGCAAAGGCACCAGAGTTAAACGAGCAATTCAAGTATCacccctcttcctctctcttaaCTCGTtctcctgttttctttttctcttctcctcttttctcccgctttatctttctccttctctctctctctctctctctctctttctctttttctttctctttctctttcactctctctttttctttttctcttttactctttctttacCAAAGAGACAATAAAACCATTGACAGACAGCTGTTGATCTTAAGTTTCTTTCGGCCTAaggatttttatcgataagcATAGTCATCCTTTTCAAGGtaaaggacgaaaaaaaagaaataccgGCTACAGAGAGGGGGAGGGTAATATATCATTCCAGAACATAGTGGGAAAACCCTCTATTTTCGCTGAACAATGAAATGAGACCGGTTGACtcatattatattacgttGAAAGTTTTATggggaatatttttttctttatttttgttatctgaCGAAAGAaagttcgaaagaaaatttttttttataatgttccaatacattaattttttccttccaggaaaaaaaagaagaaaaagaaaagaggataaTCTTCCTTCGTAcgtttggattttttttttttttttttttaatatacgatatatattaatttttttcatttttacagaaatttgaaaaaaaaaaatttgaaaaaaaaaatttttgaaaaaaaaaactcgtgattaaaaataattgtaatttcttatcattttagtTTTTACCGTCATTAACTTCtttcaatttgaaaaagaCTCGACTAAAACCGTAAAACATTTAACATTTATGTTCAATCTTATTAATCGTTTCAAATACTACTTATATATCTCTGCTACGTGAACAAAATCACTTATTCAccattttaaagatattttgcTTCATTTAGTTGGAAAACTTTCGTCAAAttcgttgaaataaatatttcttctaaatctcttcttcttttcgtaataattttgaaatgaaCGTATATAATGTAATCGTATCAATACTAATTTGTTATCATTTGATTTAAAGTAATgttcaaaatttaaaaattatagaaaaggaaattgaTATCACACACAAGAGTTTCATTGTCATTCACTAATTGTTCGAAGTATTATtgatcgttaataacattgtCATTGATCAATTTATCTTTTAGACCAACTAAGCAAATACTAATTCATTATTGACCTTGAAGTTAAAATCTATCGAAcagttaaaaaaagatataaaaaaaaaaaaaaactagattTCTTCACATTTAAATCCCGACAAAATAATAtgctaataaaataatgataatgaatgtTCAAGGAAAGaagttattatttcattcttaatgaaaaattatttaaaaacaattgtTGATGACAAAGTTTATAAAACAAACGATACCTTGACGAGATCTTGACGTTAGgctatttttaatgaataaaattattcgcgTCTTCGATGTGTTAATGAACTCAGTAATATATGAACGCGCGTGAACTTTGCGATCGCATTCATTATCGTTACGTGTTCGAATTATACATCGGAAGTCCtcgttcgatcgattcaaGTTATTCTTTCCATTATTCATTTCACGTGCCATGCAAGAAAATAACGCGTCATTGAGGTAGCAGGTCATTCGTAAAATACGATGTAGGATCGACtatagtatttttatattatcaatctcattcaatatattatttttctttctctctctctttctctctctctttttttctacgtacatctatatatttataatattgaaaaaaaagaaataaataaataaattataccgCATATTGTAACAAAGTATAAAGATAGGAGGATAGATCACTtggatgaattttttttctttcttttttttttcttttttcttttttttttttttttcttcttggaaTAACTTTACATATCTATACACTTTCGTGTATGCACATAATTTGAGTTGTCTGTTCAGACATTTGACTTTCAATCTCCTGACAATAACAAAGATGAATATTCCTATCAAATCTTTCATCCATATGAATCTgttactttttaaaatatacggTATAACGTGTAATCATGAAAGAAAGACAGGTCTATATTCATGTgggattatattaaattatcattctACATTGTCTGATTAACGATGGAAATCGTATGCTCTtacgtaatatacatataaacaagGTATAGCACACATAAAAGAttgaatgtaaaataaatcatatttaatttcCAAATTcactatttcatttttcaaattaagaTCAAAACGAATGAAGCTTCaaatttaatctaattattaattatatatttgcgaacacaaaattatttttttctttaaataattagtCAATAAGAAGTGTGAATTATAATTCATACGTTTATTACATGTATTCTTATCTCTTCGCatacaaacattattatcacaCAATGACACTTTACTGTAGGATAAATATAAAGGGATAACATATGATAGATAAAGAGGGAGACATTCAAATGTCGTAGGTGTATCTTTGTATGAATGATGAAACTccgttttaatttaaaattttgctAAAGACGTGCTTTATTGTACGTTTATTTAATGATCATCCAATGTGAAATAAAGAGATTTCAGATTTTATTAATGCAACTCATCGAGATGTTATCTGTTAATATTAGGAACTAATCACTCGTTTAgttaaaatagatagatactaGCATACCTTTTTCCTTGAACGAtcaatcaattatatttttaatagagatGAAATAATCCATTCTTCGTAgccgtataaatataaatttaaagataattttcttttaatcgatGAACACGTTTTAGGATGATATCACTATCCTGTATAAagagtaaatataaaaaagctATAACAtgcaaatgatttatttatacgtttctatttatttttaaagtgcACAGTAACATTGTcgcttttaaaatataaaaaagaaattattcggagcatctttttatattaattaaaaattgaatcaGGAAGAAGTGACACTGCTACTGTACAAGTTCGACTAATACACTTAACTAACGTCATACTTCGTATCGTGCCAGAATACTTGCAACCGATTTGGACCTAGTTCAATTCACTTCGAAGGTTGTCGTGGCGAATAAGAAACACTTGTTGTTTCTTGCCAAGGTCATGGTGGACGatgttaaacaaataaaataaaacaattgtaatatcgtttattgataaaaacgcgATCATGTCGTATTATCTCACAAAATCTTGGCTATATAAAATCCAATTTCTTGTTGCGATAAGTTTTACgcaataaaaatggaaaagttgtatgcataaaaattatacatatgtatatcgttcCATgtctcatttattattttgatgttCGATCGATATTGTAATGATCGATGTAACGAttcgaatataatgttttaattatatgttatGATTTTTCTTACAGAAAAATATAGAGTATATGCCAGCATATCCTTCGCGGTAATACTCTTAGGAATTGGTGTTCCATTATGGTGGTACATGACAACTGTACCACGGGTGGCACTTCCCTATTTTGGAATCGATGAATTAT of the Vespa crabro chromosome 4, iyVesCrab1.2, whole genome shotgun sequence genome contains:
- the LOC124423687 gene encoding uncharacterized protein LOC124423687; translation: MLFFPNWLQPQDMLHDVENRYGISTDSCIMFEEFCIFATELALLCERGTVVPMSTSHLLHCDGKDTNYKIGSKRMAYEVFLGGSCNPTTWRSEIAIPTLQRLGITYYNPQVSQWGPELIAQEYEAKQTARVLLFVIDNQTRNSAGIIEAAQLAATRSESLILVIYPYRQDQTILGESVSSQEYYDLMNGLLVLQYFMERHRIPIFESVSVALNCTSKILREQINVQDLHADDGARTMRISLSQNGSDIIMLREIFKSLDINDSGTINLKEAWVALQTNTKCNVSVSDLFNAVNKSETYRSVIDGFPGKGDPAESRINFEQFYSLASEASWRMKNNGVSCESEIPSVWSILCRKASKFLRRAIVHPFNRFLDWTNSLIPESEKRDLYVGVVSKDLFWLESSAAPLIESMGLTLYRPSLNEYNVRVLPHELQRMKNSRLILLIVPQHSRGIAIMALAAHLIGIRAKLVLCVQILPEGCIISGEKLTEQATKDYNRGRMYLSDYAKREGVPVFQNIADALQHAIQLVQSPFLRDNKTGIIAEKYIVLLEPTSTASFRFGDSKSKRLPTSKSKGSATRGTVVMYHHNGTPIPKSITAKDMLAYTLYFSIMNTIAMEPEVTVTTAREKEPHLGNLLIRFVAIYWKSFIIVLWPLILLPLVFIKTEEVLAMRCLYVVALMAMFWVTEALPLPITGLIPVVFYPLMGIMSTNETCLCYMNDTTMMFLGSLVIAVVIENSGLHMRIALLIIKIIGCSHRRLTLGLFFVTMFISMWVSNTAATTMMIPIMETVLLELEAQGLGNMFIQENETEMAISPMYVKHYLYISSSYIFNNLSLYIEFYYSSKRPTHSTMVYYLVAAYGSSLGGIGTIVGSGTNLTLKGFFETRFPNSPSISFASWMLYSVPPMLLMGLLSWLWLQVMYMGLFRPKSKDARAIDIGSQGERVATEVIQKRYKELGPISWHESVVGVMFVTVVLLWFFRSPGFMKGWPSYITNLPVKDSTAATCLTILFFILPAKLDFLHAFDKDPNKRPKKPSPGMITWQTIHQKMHWSLILVLGGGFAISAGSKLSRLSEILGNLLIGLNSIHPIAILAIVCIFAETATELTANVAVANIILPVLAEMCVALQIHPLYLMLPATICCSFSFHLPVGTPPNAIASAAGHIRTKDFIIAGIGPTIITLIITIGGFCTWGTYVFNLHEFPTWASQNKTM